In the genome of Myxococcus stipitatus, one region contains:
- a CDS encoding HAMP domain-containing methyl-accepting chemotaxis protein translates to MSTRGGGRKASFSRHLMMPIPLANLVGAGLGLHYARLTLSESLAVDGRLSLLLRLGMLLCGVAMVIGAAAGLSRLRTLRGLERGDVAATPESLKAAVLEVTRAPDEAFLTSLGLWLLTTVGLGASLWGLAGADADMSRRIAGLGFLFGPLTSLLVHCLVILRSRQVVLWLGELGMTHAQLIAAMPRRAEIRARLVAFGFISVVTPAVLSVQLSSALGERALDRLVANGAPTAELASTLRLEALASGGPLVLLVFGLALTTAYLGGTLLGRPLRELSNEARRIAEGDLASPRVVPAEDEIWDVSAAFTTMRAHLADVMSQLQRAGAQISATTEEILTTSGRYEAGAAEQASSLDETSATTEELARSARQIAENAGSVAQIAQRTLGAAQQGQRSAESFLGSMERMRQDNVAIASAVVRLNKRVQQIGKIVAFINGVADKSDLLALNAELEGTKAADVGRGFSLVAAEMRRLAENVLESTKEIEGLIEEVREASAAAVSATEGGVKAVETGTTLAQQVSESLRQITRLAGKTSDAVRSISLATQQQQTGTDQLAETMADILRITQQSLNATKQVSSANTDLLVLARDLREVVERFQIGRETLREERG, encoded by the coding sequence ATGAGCACGCGAGGCGGCGGGCGCAAGGCGTCGTTCAGCCGGCACCTGATGATGCCCATTCCCCTGGCGAACCTGGTGGGGGCGGGGCTGGGGCTGCACTACGCCCGGCTCACCCTGTCGGAGTCGCTCGCGGTGGACGGGCGCCTGTCCCTGCTCCTGCGGCTGGGGATGCTCCTGTGTGGCGTGGCCATGGTGATCGGGGCCGCGGCGGGGCTGAGCCGGCTGCGCACCCTGCGGGGGCTGGAGCGCGGGGATGTGGCGGCGACGCCCGAGTCCTTGAAGGCCGCCGTGCTGGAGGTGACGCGGGCTCCGGACGAGGCGTTCCTCACCTCGCTGGGGTTGTGGCTGCTCACCACGGTGGGGCTGGGGGCGTCGCTGTGGGGGCTGGCGGGGGCGGACGCGGACATGTCCCGGCGCATCGCGGGGCTGGGGTTCTTGTTCGGCCCGCTGACGTCGCTGCTGGTCCACTGCCTGGTCATCCTCCGCTCGCGCCAGGTGGTGCTGTGGCTGGGGGAGCTGGGGATGACGCATGCGCAGCTCATCGCGGCGATGCCTCGGCGGGCGGAGATTCGGGCGCGGCTGGTGGCGTTCGGTTTCATCTCCGTGGTGACGCCGGCGGTGCTGTCGGTGCAGCTCTCGTCGGCCTTGGGAGAGCGGGCGTTGGATCGGCTGGTGGCGAACGGGGCTCCGACGGCGGAGCTGGCGTCGACGCTGCGGCTGGAGGCGCTGGCGTCGGGCGGGCCGTTGGTGTTGCTCGTCTTCGGGCTGGCGCTGACGACGGCGTACCTGGGCGGCACGCTGCTGGGGCGGCCCTTGCGTGAGCTGTCGAACGAGGCCCGGCGCATCGCGGAGGGCGACCTGGCCAGTCCGCGTGTGGTGCCCGCGGAGGATGAAATCTGGGACGTGTCGGCCGCCTTCACCACGATGCGCGCGCATCTGGCGGACGTCATGTCGCAGCTCCAGCGCGCGGGGGCGCAGATCTCCGCGACGACGGAGGAGATCCTCACCACGTCCGGGCGCTACGAGGCGGGGGCCGCGGAGCAGGCAAGCTCGCTGGACGAGACGAGTGCGACGACGGAGGAGCTGGCGCGCTCGGCTCGGCAGATCGCGGAGAACGCGGGCTCGGTGGCGCAAATCGCTCAGCGCACGCTGGGCGCGGCGCAGCAGGGGCAGCGCAGCGCGGAGTCGTTCCTGGGGTCGATGGAGCGGATGCGCCAGGACAACGTGGCCATTGCCTCCGCGGTGGTGCGGCTCAACAAGCGTGTGCAGCAGATTGGAAAGATTGTCGCGTTCATCAATGGCGTCGCGGACAAGTCGGACCTGCTCGCGCTGAACGCCGAGCTGGAGGGCACCAAGGCGGCGGACGTGGGCCGAGGTTTCTCGCTCGTGGCCGCGGAGATGCGGCGCCTGGCGGAGAACGTGCTGGAGTCCACGAAGGAGATTGAAGGGCTCATCGAGGAGGTGCGTGAGGCCTCGGCGGCGGCGGTCTCCGCGACGGAAGGGGGCGTGAAGGCGGTGGAGACGGGGACCACGCTGGCGCAGCAGGTGTCGGAGTCGCTGCGGCAGATCACCCGGCTGGCGGGGAAGACGTCGGACGCCGTGCGCAGCATCTCCCTCGCCACGCAGCAGCAGCAGACGGGCACCGACCAGCTCGCGGAGACGATGGCGGACATCCTCCGCATCACGCAGCAGAGCCTCAACGCGACCAAGCAGGTGAGCTCGGCCAACACGGACCTGTTGGTGCTGGCCAGAGACCTGCGGGAGGTGGTGGAGCGGTTCCAGATTGGACGCGAGACGCTGCGGGAGGAGCGCGGGTGA
- a CDS encoding chemotaxis protein CheW, whose protein sequence is MAVHEPEARQSYLVFACGSSWYAVPAESAAEVVTFPELTRVPGSPAHLLGVFAHRGEVIPVVDMGLLVVGVSQSSRRAVLVRLPRGTLALTATTVAGVSPVTGALEPLGSTGVQVHLRGPAKSGPRDVAVIDPDGLFDHLSQGA, encoded by the coding sequence ATGGCCGTCCACGAGCCGGAAGCGCGTCAGTCCTATCTCGTCTTTGCCTGCGGCAGTAGCTGGTACGCGGTGCCCGCGGAGAGCGCGGCGGAGGTCGTCACCTTCCCCGAACTCACGCGGGTACCGGGCTCCCCGGCGCACCTGTTGGGCGTGTTCGCACACCGAGGAGAAGTCATCCCGGTGGTGGACATGGGCCTGCTGGTCGTCGGGGTGAGCCAATCCTCGCGGAGGGCCGTCCTGGTACGGCTCCCGCGTGGGACGCTGGCCCTCACGGCGACCACGGTGGCGGGTGTCTCCCCGGTGACGGGAGCGCTGGAGCCGCTGGGTTCCACCGGCGTCCAGGTCCACCTGCGAGGCCCCGCCAAGAGCGGCCCCAGGGACGTGGCCGTCATCGACCCCGACGGGTTGTTCGACCATCTCAGCCAGGGGGCGTGA
- a CDS encoding hybrid sensor histidine kinase/response regulator, translating to MNPSERLLRQFRDLVTVRLERINRALMELEAGANVESGRGALRELHGLKGEARMMGFDDINSLVHEMEELVRCAEPKRYLLSADSTDALLSAADAVLLLSSAPPSSGTASPEVERLVGWLQACIRAEAERLSSTVAASEGGEAKAQEPSASSVALARAAAVGAEAKRVEGAGEARVPVAAGPPVQGEPGPGRKGGIEEDVRRARAGTVHPSPVTQRAEGGTSLPTSGTSTTAATRGWPSAPRVEATPARGTPAMPGPGLLLTTSPVSSSSPRSSAAKTPSAPRQPETRLDAVRIDVASLDLLTSAVTNLAQIARRRERAHARRLALARELGQLAREAEDLGPAAAALVARLGTAKELAADLHRESKLLSNEELRDLGQVVEEVQGLRMLPLSVLFEPYPRMVRDLSRALGKEVELVVDGEDTRADRAVVEALREPLMHLVRNALDHGLETRVDRVTSGKHPRGCLTLRAAREGSRIILRVEDDGLGLDPAELRRVAVRRGILDESAANALSDAATRELIFLPGFTSRDVVTDLSGRGVGLDAVRASIQGLGGDVGVESAPGWGTIFELRVPVSLTVAPLLFVQVGHETLALSATHVSRALKVEPLHLCEVAGRPALLVEGRVLPLASLGALLGLAPEREVREGELVLVVRSQSGAAAVVVDRVLEERVQAILPLRGVLARFAHLTGATSLADGRLAMVLSAAYLTASAHGTSPVKLPRSTPVEPESRRRRILVVDDSPLTRELISSLLEAVGYDTVVAGDGAEALDVLEGPPVDLVVTDLEMPGMDGLELTRRLKGHPTQSRLPVVILTTRGGEEDRRRGLSAGADGYITKGDLVRQDLVDVVGRLLS from the coding sequence GTGAACCCGAGCGAGCGCCTCCTCAGGCAGTTCCGGGACCTGGTGACGGTGCGTCTGGAGCGCATCAACCGGGCGCTCATGGAGTTGGAGGCGGGGGCGAACGTGGAGTCCGGGCGCGGGGCGCTGCGCGAGCTGCACGGGCTCAAGGGCGAGGCCCGGATGATGGGCTTCGACGACATCAACTCGCTGGTGCACGAGATGGAAGAGCTCGTGCGCTGCGCGGAGCCCAAGCGCTACCTGCTGTCCGCCGACTCCACGGATGCGCTGCTGAGCGCGGCGGATGCGGTGTTGCTGCTGTCGAGTGCGCCGCCGTCCTCGGGGACCGCTTCGCCTGAGGTGGAGCGGCTGGTCGGCTGGCTCCAGGCGTGTATTCGAGCCGAGGCGGAGCGCCTGTCGTCCACGGTGGCGGCGTCCGAGGGCGGTGAAGCCAAGGCGCAGGAGCCGAGCGCGTCGTCGGTCGCACTCGCGCGTGCGGCCGCCGTGGGGGCCGAGGCGAAGCGGGTGGAGGGGGCAGGGGAGGCGCGTGTTCCGGTCGCCGCCGGGCCGCCGGTTCAAGGCGAGCCAGGACCCGGTCGCAAAGGGGGCATCGAGGAAGACGTTCGTCGAGCGCGGGCTGGGACAGTCCACCCCTCTCCCGTCACGCAGCGAGCCGAGGGGGGAACGTCCCTGCCGACATCCGGCACGTCGACGACGGCCGCGACGCGAGGATGGCCTTCCGCGCCGAGAGTGGAGGCGACGCCCGCGCGAGGAACCCCGGCCATGCCTGGCCCAGGACTCCTGCTCACGACGTCCCCCGTGTCCTCCTCGAGCCCTCGCTCGTCGGCCGCGAAGACACCCTCCGCCCCGAGGCAACCCGAGACGCGCCTGGACGCCGTGCGCATCGACGTGGCGAGCCTGGACCTGTTGACGAGCGCCGTGACGAACCTCGCCCAGATTGCCCGGAGGCGCGAGCGGGCCCACGCGCGACGGCTGGCCCTGGCCCGAGAGCTGGGGCAGCTTGCTCGCGAGGCCGAGGACCTGGGGCCCGCCGCGGCGGCGCTGGTGGCGCGACTGGGCACGGCCAAGGAGCTCGCCGCCGACCTCCACCGCGAATCCAAGCTCCTGTCCAACGAGGAGCTGCGAGACCTGGGACAAGTCGTCGAGGAGGTGCAGGGCCTCCGGATGCTCCCGCTCTCCGTCCTCTTCGAGCCCTACCCACGCATGGTCCGCGACCTCTCGCGCGCCCTGGGCAAGGAAGTGGAGCTCGTCGTCGACGGTGAGGACACCCGCGCGGACCGCGCCGTCGTCGAGGCCCTGCGCGAGCCGCTCATGCACCTGGTGCGCAACGCCCTGGACCATGGCCTGGAGACGCGCGTCGACCGGGTGACCTCCGGAAAGCACCCGCGAGGCTGCCTCACGCTGCGCGCCGCGCGAGAGGGCAGCCGCATCATCCTCCGCGTCGAGGACGATGGCCTGGGCCTGGACCCCGCGGAGCTGCGCCGGGTGGCCGTCCGCCGAGGCATCCTCGACGAGAGCGCCGCCAACGCCCTCTCCGACGCCGCCACCCGCGAGCTCATCTTCCTGCCGGGCTTCACCTCCCGCGACGTCGTCACCGACCTGTCCGGCCGGGGCGTGGGACTGGACGCCGTGCGCGCTTCCATCCAGGGACTGGGCGGCGATGTGGGCGTGGAGTCCGCCCCGGGCTGGGGCACCATCTTCGAGCTGCGCGTCCCCGTCTCCCTCACCGTGGCCCCCCTGCTCTTCGTCCAGGTTGGCCACGAGACACTCGCGCTGAGCGCCACCCACGTCTCCCGCGCCCTCAAGGTGGAGCCCCTGCACCTGTGCGAGGTGGCCGGCCGCCCCGCGCTGCTCGTGGAGGGGAGGGTGTTGCCCCTCGCTTCCCTCGGGGCGCTCCTGGGCCTCGCCCCCGAGCGGGAGGTGCGAGAAGGGGAGCTCGTCCTGGTGGTCCGAAGCCAGAGCGGGGCCGCCGCCGTCGTGGTGGACCGGGTCCTGGAGGAGCGCGTCCAGGCCATCCTCCCCCTTCGAGGTGTCCTCGCCCGCTTCGCCCACCTCACCGGGGCCACATCCCTGGCGGATGGCCGGCTCGCCATGGTGCTCTCCGCCGCCTACCTCACGGCCAGCGCCCACGGGACGTCTCCGGTGAAGCTGCCCCGCTCGACGCCCGTGGAGCCCGAGTCCCGCCGCCGGAGGATCCTGGTCGTGGACGACTCACCGCTCACGCGGGAGCTCATCTCCAGCCTCCTGGAGGCGGTGGGGTACGACACCGTGGTGGCGGGCGATGGGGCGGAGGCGCTGGACGTGCTGGAGGGCCCCCCGGTGGACCTCGTCGTCACGGACCTGGAGATGCCAGGCATGGACGGGCTGGAGCTGACCCGGCGCCTCAAGGGGCATCCCACCCAGTCCCGCCTGCCCGTCGTCATTCTCACCACCCGTGGTGGTGAGGAGGACCGGCGGCGTGGGCTCTCGGCGGGGGCGGACGGCTACATCACCAAGGGGGACCTGGTGCGCCAGGACCTGGTGGATGTGGTGGGGCGACTGCTGTCCTGA
- a CDS encoding HAMP domain-containing methyl-accepting chemotaxis protein, with translation MTAPREVRGLARWLSWPVAPVSALGISLALLHGLLAEALPSGTWFQFLVLVAGVAALSLWLIHWHARRSLRVLQGVGEGHVPPSPENLKAALLEARGFPERCFSFALQSWLMGALMVACVFLPWVDAPLSLGPRIILVGASLGSLTALLIYLLVVRRCREAVELVASKGLSPLEVVAAAPPRRLHIRRRMVLFTVIAVLTPSLFILDATVTRASRAMDDVVSARSPGEQDAALRRADDGRGLVVAGLVAVLVLLTAYLGGTVIAAPLRAITEDATRIAQGDLRPPRVIAAEDEVWAMSAAFAQMQAQLGQALIQLRRAGLQISTTTEQLVATSGEQESGADEQASSLNVTSATTEELARSAQQIAGNAESVSTIAESTFGAAQSGQRGAAAFLGAMQRMKQDNQAIADAVVRLNKRVQQIGKVVEFINEIADKSDLLALNAELEGTKAGEVGRGFSLVAAEMRRLAENVIRSTKAIEQLIEEIRDATHAAVMATEAGLKAMEAGTVLAAEVDESLSLILELARQTSHAVRSISLATQQQQTGTDQLAAAMGDILRVTEQNSAATKQMAVANADLSTLARDLKRVVERFHVAVREEA, from the coding sequence ATGACGGCGCCCCGGGAGGTGCGAGGCCTGGCGCGGTGGCTGTCCTGGCCGGTGGCTCCCGTCAGTGCCCTGGGAATCTCCCTGGCGCTGTTGCATGGGCTGCTCGCCGAAGCGCTGCCCTCCGGGACGTGGTTCCAGTTCCTGGTGCTCGTCGCGGGTGTGGCGGCGCTGTCGCTCTGGCTCATCCACTGGCATGCACGACGCTCGCTGCGGGTGCTCCAGGGCGTGGGGGAGGGGCATGTGCCTCCCTCTCCGGAGAACCTGAAGGCGGCGCTGCTGGAGGCGCGAGGCTTCCCCGAGCGGTGTTTCTCCTTCGCGCTCCAGAGCTGGCTGATGGGCGCGCTGATGGTGGCCTGTGTCTTCCTGCCCTGGGTGGACGCGCCGCTGTCGCTGGGGCCTCGCATCATCCTGGTGGGGGCGTCGCTGGGCTCCCTGACGGCGCTGCTCATCTACCTGCTGGTGGTGCGCCGGTGCCGGGAGGCGGTGGAGCTGGTCGCCTCCAAGGGGCTCTCGCCGCTGGAGGTGGTGGCCGCGGCGCCTCCTCGGCGGCTGCACATCCGCCGGCGCATGGTGCTCTTCACGGTCATCGCGGTGCTCACCCCGTCGCTCTTCATCCTCGACGCCACGGTGACGCGGGCCTCGCGGGCCATGGATGACGTGGTGTCGGCGCGCTCGCCGGGGGAGCAGGACGCGGCGCTGCGGCGGGCGGACGACGGGCGCGGGCTGGTGGTGGCGGGGCTGGTCGCGGTGCTGGTGCTCCTCACGGCGTACCTGGGGGGCACCGTCATCGCGGCCCCGCTGCGCGCCATCACCGAGGACGCCACCCGCATCGCCCAGGGAGACCTGCGCCCCCCGCGCGTCATCGCCGCCGAGGACGAGGTGTGGGCCATGTCCGCCGCCTTCGCGCAGATGCAGGCGCAGCTGGGCCAGGCCCTCATCCAGCTGCGGCGCGCCGGGCTCCAGATATCCACCACCACCGAGCAGCTGGTGGCCACGTCCGGCGAGCAGGAGTCGGGCGCGGATGAGCAGGCGAGCTCGCTCAACGTGACGAGTGCCACCACGGAGGAGCTGGCTCGCTCGGCGCAGCAGATCGCTGGCAACGCGGAGTCGGTGTCCACCATCGCCGAGTCGACCTTCGGCGCCGCGCAGTCGGGCCAGCGGGGCGCGGCCGCCTTCCTGGGCGCCATGCAGCGCATGAAGCAGGACAACCAGGCCATCGCCGACGCAGTGGTGCGCCTCAACAAGCGCGTGCAGCAGATTGGCAAGGTGGTGGAGTTCATCAACGAGATTGCCGACAAGTCGGACCTGCTGGCCCTCAACGCGGAGCTGGAGGGCACCAAGGCGGGGGAGGTGGGCCGAGGCTTCTCGCTGGTGGCCGCGGAGATGCGGCGCCTGGCGGAGAACGTCATCCGCTCCACCAAGGCCATCGAGCAGCTCATCGAGGAGATTCGCGACGCGACGCACGCCGCGGTGATGGCCACGGAGGCGGGGCTCAAGGCGATGGAGGCGGGCACGGTGCTGGCGGCCGAGGTGGATGAGAGCCTGAGCCTCATCCTGGAGCTGGCTCGGCAGACGTCGCATGCGGTGCGCAGCATCTCGCTCGCCACGCAGCAGCAGCAGACGGGCACCGACCAGCTCGCCGCGGCGATGGGCGACATCCTCCGGGTGACGGAGCAGAACTCGGCGGCGACCAAGCAGATGGCGGTGGCGAACGCGGACCTGTCCACGCTGGCGAGGGACCTCAAGCGCGTGGTGGAGCGCTTCCACGTCGCGGTGCGGGAGGAGGCATGA
- a CDS encoding protein CrdC, translating into MASASPVRGMLLCHAGSHRLAFAAHEVVSITAPDGEDAASAALAFRAPPAASRVLVATSGGTVGVDALEIDSETHWLMPVPGVVAGASGGSLRGFVLARGELWPLLGLADFERFLRRLPRGAA; encoded by the coding sequence ATGGCCTCAGCCAGTCCCGTCCGGGGCATGCTGCTGTGCCATGCGGGCTCGCATCGGCTCGCCTTCGCGGCGCATGAAGTGGTCTCCATCACCGCGCCGGATGGGGAGGACGCGGCCTCCGCGGCGCTGGCCTTCCGGGCTCCGCCGGCGGCCTCGAGGGTGCTGGTGGCGACCTCGGGGGGCACGGTGGGGGTGGATGCGCTGGAGATTGATTCGGAGACCCACTGGCTGATGCCCGTGCCGGGCGTGGTGGCGGGGGCCTCGGGGGGGAGCCTGCGAGGCTTCGTCCTGGCTCGAGGAGAGCTCTGGCCGCTGTTGGGACTGGCGGACTTCGAGCGCTTCTTGCGGAGGCTTCCCCGGGGGGCCGCATGA
- a CDS encoding OmpA family protein, protein MRRISLWAGLGLAMAVLTGCPPTYPNCNDDSTCSEKGEVCVQGQCQECATDANCKEGFTCQGNKCAPKPPECTVDNQCGDGRICEAGKCAEAQCKDDSGCPSGGKCQGGRCQAPTDTCASNSDCGEGKECTAGRCVTAAADKCDWSPIRFGFNESSLTSEAQQRLSDLATCIKTGQQGKLTLAGHADERGTEEYNLQLSNRRAAAVKRYLTDLGVKSNAVTTVGYGETRPVNTSSSEDAWSENRRVEFQR, encoded by the coding sequence ATGCGTCGGATTTCTCTTTGGGCGGGTCTCGGCCTCGCGATGGCCGTGTTGACTGGCTGCCCCCCCACCTATCCCAACTGCAATGACGACTCGACGTGCTCCGAGAAGGGCGAGGTCTGCGTTCAGGGCCAGTGCCAGGAGTGCGCCACCGACGCCAACTGCAAGGAGGGCTTCACGTGCCAGGGCAACAAGTGCGCGCCCAAGCCCCCTGAGTGCACGGTCGACAATCAGTGCGGCGACGGCCGCATCTGCGAGGCCGGCAAGTGCGCCGAGGCCCAGTGCAAGGATGACTCCGGCTGCCCCTCCGGCGGCAAGTGCCAGGGTGGCCGCTGCCAGGCCCCCACGGACACCTGCGCGTCCAACTCCGACTGCGGTGAGGGCAAGGAGTGCACCGCCGGCCGCTGCGTGACGGCCGCCGCCGACAAGTGCGACTGGAGCCCCATTCGTTTCGGCTTCAACGAGTCCTCGCTGACCTCCGAGGCCCAGCAGCGCCTGTCCGACCTGGCCACCTGCATCAAGACGGGCCAGCAGGGCAAGCTGACCCTGGCGGGTCACGCCGACGAGCGCGGCACCGAGGAGTACAACCTCCAGCTGTCCAACCGCCGCGCGGCGGCCGTCAAGCGCTACCTGACGGACCTGGGCGTCAAGTCCAACGCCGTGACGACGGTGGGCTACGGTGAGACGCGCCCGGTGAACACCTCCTCCAGCGAGGATGCCTGGAGCGAGAACCGCCGCGTCGAGTTCCAGCGCTAG